Proteins encoded by one window of Elaeis guineensis isolate ETL-2024a chromosome 12, EG11, whole genome shotgun sequence:
- the LOC105055462 gene encoding uncharacterized protein has protein sequence MPSYTPQFSSTYYPQKRDFNALLDAARPFLREQLELVDPALPSLITVLRSVGAGECFHKHGSFLSHLTDVYRILKLWCAPDPVARCGLLHSAYSNSYVNLAIFDAGTSRDYVRSLVGAPAERLIHLFCIVPRQTLIMDDLIFRYSDAELVEHLSLSEASLREAKENGVFDSLAPWRRKLQSLLPAGGIRVKHIKTREDVAVSRRMVAIFLLMSIADFSDQYFDYQDKMFDNDDGRLEYQGKNWTVLWPGTGKPGLWMNMNSNMGALYTLILREEEIYLEERKRGGGGGEGEGDRDEEIELVIPPVFDNCTKVLDAQEQIVARDLYWEAVCGDWEKEGKWERVEELLLGSCEKNPFVGEPHLVLAQVYLNLERYEEAEREAERGLRLIIEWGSSWDKRMTWEGWVAWGRVMLAKAKEKAWPHSAWGIINLGLVR, from the coding sequence ATGCCGTCGTACACCCCTCAGTTCTCCTCCACCTACTACCCTCAGAAGAGGGACTTCAACGCCCTCCTCGACGCCGCCCGCCCCTTCCTCCGTGAGCAGCTCGAGTTGGTCGACCCCGCCCTCCCTTCCCTCATCACCGTCCTCCGCTCGGTTGGCGCCGGGGAGTGCTTCCACAAGCATGGCTCTTTTCTCTCCCACCTCACCGATGTCTACCGCATCCTCAAGCTCTGGTGCGCCCCCGACCCCGTCGCCCGCTGCGGCCTCCTCCACTCCGCCTACTCCAACTCCTACGTCAACCTCGCCATTTTCGACGCCGGCACCAGCCGGGACTACGTCCGCAGCCTCGTCGGTGCACCGGCCGAGCGCCTCATCCACCTCTTTTGCATAGTTCCACGCCAGACCCTCATCATGGATGACCTCATCTTCCGCTACTCCGACGCCGAGCTCGTCGAACACCTTTCCCTATCCGAAGCCTCTCTCAGAGAGGCAAAGGAGAATGGTGTCTTCGACTCCTTGGCGCCATGGCGGAGAAAGCTCCAGTCTCTCCTCCCAGCAGGAGGGATCAGGGTGAAGCACATCAAGACCCGGGAGGATGTGGCGGTGTCGAGGAGAATGGTGGCTATCTTCCTTCTGATGTCCATCGCCGACTTCAGCGATCAATACTTCGACTACCAAGATAAGATGTTCGACAATGACGATGGGAGGCTCGAGTATCAGGGGAAAAATTGGACCGTGCTGTGGCCTGGTACCGGAAAGCCAGGTTTGTGGATGAATATGAATTCAAACATGGGTGCCTTGTATACTCTTATACTGAGGGAGGAGGAGATCTActtggaggagagaaagagaggaggagggggaggtgAAGGTGAAGGTGATAGAGATGAGGAGATTGAGCTGGTGATCCCGCCAGTGTTTGATAACTGCACCAAGGTGTTGGATGCCCAGGAGCAGATTGTTGCAAGGGACTTGTACTGGGAGGCGGTTTGTGGTGACTGGGAGAAGGAGGGGAAGTGGGAGAGGGTGGAGGAGCTGCTGCTGGGAAGCTGTGAGAAGAACCCATTTGTTGGGGAGCCTCATCTGGTTCTGGCTCAAGTGTATTTGAACTTGGAGAGGTATGAGGAAGCTGAGAGGGAGGCGGAGAGGGGGCTGCGTCTGATAATAGAGTGGGGGAGCAGCTGGGACAAGAGGATGACCTGGGAGGGGTGGGTGGCTTGGGGAAGGGTGATGCTTGCTAAGGCCAAGGAGAAGGCATGGCCCCATTCAGCATGGGGGATTATCAATCTTGGACTCGTAAGGTAA